In Perca fluviatilis chromosome 14, GENO_Pfluv_1.0, whole genome shotgun sequence, a genomic segment contains:
- the LOC120572335 gene encoding GTPase IMAP family member 7-like produces MNMLKTRRIVLLGKTGVGKSSLANTIFGEATFKIRQFDDSKTHCSPVETKCVNERSITLIDAPGFFDAGRSEEEMKREILRCITECAPGPHAFLIVLKVERFTEHEKDVITQLCEYFSEDALKYAVIVFTHGDQLPEGKKMKEYVEQNEGLSDLVKKCGGRCHVVDNKYWKTNGEDEYRSNLFQVAELLNTIDNIVMENNGEYYTDEKLQEVERRIQEEERRIRHSLGNMSYEEIRKQAMSNILKKQVNNAGRTWIRGLVGFAVIAGLVATVSAVLLHSKSLNVLAEELAEVVEHQAETALNMAPPATTIEKGAEIFITPGSVVQKTFEVVLNKLNALYERTYNPWNPFE; encoded by the exons ATGAACA TGCTGAAAACAAGGAGGATTGTCCTACTGGGGAAAACTGGAGTTGGAAAGAGCAGCCTGGCGAACACCATATTTGGAGAGGCCACGTTCAAAATTAGGCAATTTGATGACTCGAAAACACATTGTTCTCCAGTCGAAACCAAATGTGTCAATGAAAGAAGCATCACTTTGATCGACGCTCCTGGTTTCTTTGATGCAGGCAGGTCTGAGGAGGAGATGAAGCGTGAGATACTGAGGTGTATCACAGAGTGCGCTCCTGGGCCTCATGCTTTTCTCATTGTGCTTAAAGTGGAGAGATTCACAGAGCACGAGAAGGATGTCATCACACAACTGTGTGAATATTTCTCTGAAGATGCTCTAAAATATGCTGTTATTGTCTTCACTCACGGTGACCAGCTCCCTGAAGGAAAGAAAATGAAGGAGTATGTTGAGCAAAATGAAGGTCTCAGTGATCTGGTGAAGAAGTGCGGCGGCCGGTGCCACGTCGTTGATAATAAATACTGGAAGACCAACGGAGAGGATGAATACAGAAGTAACCTGTTCCAGGTGGCAGAGCTGCTCAACACCATAGATAATATAGTGATGGAAAACAATGGAGAATACTACACAGATGAAAAGTTGCAAGAAGTAGAGAGAAGAATCCAGGAAGAGGAACGGCGTATTAGACACTCATTAGGAAACATGTCATATGAAGAGATCAGAAAACAGGCTATGAGCAACATCCTTAAGAAGCAGGTGAACAATGCAGGACGAACATGGATCAGAGGTTTAGTGGGGTTCGCAGTCATAGCTGGGTTAGTAGCAACTGTCTCAGCTGTGTTGTTACATTCAAAATCTCTGAATGTGTTAGCAGAAGAATTGGCAGAAGTGGTGGAACATCAAGCTGAGACAGCTTTAAACATGGCTCCGCCAGCTACTACAATAGAAAAGGGAGCTGAGATATTCATTACACCAGGGAGTGTAGTACAAAAGACATTTGAAGTGGTCTTGAACAAACTTAATGCTTTGTATGAAAGAACGTATAATCCTTGGAATCCatttgaatga
- the LOC120573435 gene encoding GTPase IMAP family member 7-like, translated as MDVLTSRRIVLLGKTGAGTSSLANTILGEDLFKIGHSAVSETSLSHAETKSVNGKNIKLIDTHSFFDTCGSETMLKAEIVRCITECAPGPHAFLIVLKVEKFTEQEKDVIKKICQYLSEEALKYAAVVFTHGDQLQEKMKIEEFFSQNIDLSNLVKKCGGRCHVVDNKYWKNNGEDDYRSNQYQVAELLNTIEKMVEANKGGCYTNEMLQAVKRGIKREEECIRQSSSSGNMSQADIRVEATISVFNSLLIRLAGTATGALLGAFLGVARMVAANVRNVQDLSALVSTNRGILATDALWGGVQGGQIGYDAAEGAETAKEAMDKIIKAVLGSSGVANDQNKK; from the exons ATGGATG TGCTGACTTCAAGAAGAATTGTCCTACTGGGAAAAACTGGAGCTGGGACAAGCAGTCTGGCTAACACCATATTAGGAGAGGATTTGTTCAAAATAGGCCATTCTGCCGTCTCTGAAACAAGTCTTTCTCATGCAGAAACCAAATCTGTCAATGGGAAAAACATCAAGTTGATcgacacacacagtttttttgACACGTGTGGATCCGAGACGATGCTCAAGGCTGAGATAGTGAGGTGTATCACAGAGTGTGCTCCTGGGCCTCATGCTTTTCTCATTGTGCTTAAAGTGGAGAAATTCACAGAGCAGGAGAAGGACGTCATCAAAAAAATATGCCAATATTTGTCTGAGGAAGCTTTAAAATATGCCGCCGTTGTCTTCACTCATGGTGACCAGCTCCAGGAAAAGATGAAGATTGAGGAGTTTTTCAGTCAGAATATAGATCTGAGTAATCTGGTGAAGAAGTGCGGAGGCCGGTGCCACGTTGTTGATAATAAGTATTGGAAGAACAACGGAGAGGACGACTACAGAAGTAACCAGTACCAGGTGGCAGAGCTGCTCAACACCATAGAGAAGATGGTTGAGGCAAACAAAGGAGGCTGCTACACCAATGAGATGCTACAAGCAGTGAAAAGAGGaataaagagagaggaagagtgcATTAGACAGTCATCATCATCAGGCAACATGTCACAGGCAGATATTAGAGTAGAAGCTACAATTAGtgtttttaacagcttattGATCAGATTGGCAGGTACTGCAACAGGGGCATTGTTAGGAGCTTTTCTTGGTGTGGCAAGGATGGTTGCAGCAAATGTAAGAAATGTTCAGGATCTTTCAGCACTGGTATCAACAAACAGAGGAATATTAGCAACTGATGCTCTGTGGGGGGGAGTGCAGGGTGGTCAGATAGGATATGATGCAGCTGAAGGAGCAGAAACTGCAAAGGAAGCCATGGACAAGATAATAAAGGCTGTATTGGGGTCATCTGGGGTTGCAAAtgatcaaaacaaaaaatag
- the LOC120573141 gene encoding tripartite motif-containing protein 65-like isoform X2, which translates to MAEQQQHGVDLDQNQFCCSVCLELLKEPVTIPCGHSYCKGCIEGCWEHKEKKGKYSCPQCRETFTTRPVLRRNNMLAELVEKLKKSGLQPASPPAAEACAGPADVACDFCRGTKRHKATMSCLTCLVSYCPVHLEPHHNVPVLKKHQLVSATIPLQEKMCRKHNKLMEIYCQTDKKCICYLCVIDEHRSHYTVSAAAERAVEQLTVNQKKVQERQKERENELNELLQALKEFKSCSEPAVKICDKVVDELISSIKKKRTLVKQLIKAQEHTAVCQAEELQLKLKDEITKLKIRDTDLEQLCQTDDHIHFIQTFQSLSTPCESPDWPTGPVVHPQRSTFKPVTDCVSKLRDDIEGLLKDTSHSISATVSTIDVVLPPVPKTREEFLRYCRHLTLDENSASQCLSISQEHRSVTYAPYEIYYSTRSGQVLCREGLSERCYWEVTLSGYTWSVAVSYKDISRSSSNESKFGKNNESWSLECSPDGYTFEHNTRGMAVSGPQSSRIGVFLDYKSGTLSFYNVSDSMTLLHKEHTTFTQPLYPGLGLKNGSSGHYAELVKL; encoded by the exons ATggctgagcagcagcagcatggcGTTGATTTGGACCAGAATCAGTTCTGCTGTTCAGTATGTCTGGAGCTGCTGAAAGAGCCAGTGACCATTCCCTGTGGACACAGTTACTGCAAAGGCTGTATTGAGGGTTGCTGGGAACATAAAGAGAAGAAGGGAAAGTACAGCTGCCCTCAGTGCAGGGAGACCTTCACCACGAGGCCTGTTCTGCGGAGGAACAACATGCTGGCTGAG CTTGTGGAGAAGCTGAAGAAGTCAGGCCTTCAGCCGGCTTCTCCCCCTGCTGCTGAGGCCTGTGCCGGCCCAGCAGATGTCGCCTGTGATTTCTGCCGTGGGACCAAACGACACAAAGCCACGATGTCTTGCCTGACGTGCTTGGTATCTTACTGTCCCGTTCACCTGGAGCCTCACCACAATGTTCCTGTGTTAAAGAAGCATCAGCTGGTCTCTGCTACAATCCCACTGCAGGAAAAGATGTGTAGGAAGCACAACAAGCTGATGGAGATCTACTGTCAGACAGACAAGAAGTGTATCTGCTATCTGTGCGTTATAGATGAGCATAGGAGCCATTATACAGTGTCCGCTGCAGCAGAGAGGGCTGTGGAACAG CTGACCGTGAATCAAAAGAAAGTCCAGGAGAGacaaaaggaaagagaaaatgaGCTGAATGAGCTGCTCCAAGCTCTGAAGGAGTTCAAG AGTTGCAGCGAGCCTGCAGTTAAGATCTGTGATAAGGTCGTTGATGAGCTGATCTCCTCCATTAAGAAAAAACGCACTTTGGTGAAGCAGCTGATCAAAGCCCAGGAGCACActgcagtctgtcaggctgaAGAGCTGCAGCTGAAGCTAAAGGACGAGATCACCAAGCTGAAGATAAGAGACACCGACCTGGAACAGCTTTGTCAGACCGACGACCACATCCATTTCATTCAG ACTTTCCAGTCCCTCTCCACCCCCTGCGAATCTCCAGACTGGCCAACTGGCCCTGTTGTTCATCCTCAACGTTCCACTTTCAAACCTGTGACTGACTGCGTGTCTAAGCTGAGGGATGACATAGAGGGCCTCCTGAAGGACACATCTCACAGCATCTCTGCCACAG tttCTACTATAGATGTTGTGCTGCCACCTGTGCCAAAGACCAGAGAGGAGTTTTTACGCT ATTGCCGTCATCTAACCCTGGATGAAAACTCAGCCTCCCAATGTTTGTCCATTTCACAAGAACACCGGAGTGTGACGTATGCACCCTATGAGATATATTATTCTACTCGCTCAGGGCAGGTGTTGTGCAGAGAGGGTTTGTCAGagcgctgttactgggaggtcacTTTAAGTGGTTATACTTGGTCTGTGGCAGTGTCTTACAAAGACATCAGCAGATCGTCGTCAAATGAATCCAAGTTTGGAAAGAACAACGAGTCGTGGAGTTTAGAGTGCTCCCCAGATGGTTACACTTTCGAACACAACACTAGAGGCATGGCAGTGTCCGGCCCTCAGTCCTCCAGGATTGGAGTGTTCCTGGATTATAAATCAGGGACTCTGTCCTTTTACAACGTGTCTGACTCGATGACTTTACTCCACAAAGAGCACACCACgttcactcagcctctctatccTGGCCTTGGGCTGAAGAATGGAAGCAGTGGACATTATGCAGAACTGGTGAAGTTATAG
- the LOC120573141 gene encoding tripartite motif-containing protein 65-like isoform X1, with protein MAEQQQHGVDLDQNQFCCSVCLELLKEPVTIPCGHSYCKGCIEGCWEHKEKKGKYSCPQCRETFTTRPVLRRNNMLAELVEKLKKSGLQPASPPAAEACAGPADVACDFCRGTKRHKATMSCLTCLVSYCPVHLEPHHNVPVLKKHQLVSATIPLQEKMCRKHNKLMEIYCQTDKKCICYLCVIDEHRSHYTVSAAAERAVEQKQLTVNQKKVQERQKERENELNELLQALKEFKSCSEPAVKICDKVVDELISSIKKKRTLVKQLIKAQEHTAVCQAEELQLKLKDEITKLKIRDTDLEQLCQTDDHIHFIQTFQSLSTPCESPDWPTGPVVHPQRSTFKPVTDCVSKLRDDIEGLLKDTSHSISATVSTIDVVLPPVPKTREEFLRYCRHLTLDENSASQCLSISQEHRSVTYAPYEIYYSTRSGQVLCREGLSERCYWEVTLSGYTWSVAVSYKDISRSSSNESKFGKNNESWSLECSPDGYTFEHNTRGMAVSGPQSSRIGVFLDYKSGTLSFYNVSDSMTLLHKEHTTFTQPLYPGLGLKNGSSGHYAELVKL; from the exons ATggctgagcagcagcagcatggcGTTGATTTGGACCAGAATCAGTTCTGCTGTTCAGTATGTCTGGAGCTGCTGAAAGAGCCAGTGACCATTCCCTGTGGACACAGTTACTGCAAAGGCTGTATTGAGGGTTGCTGGGAACATAAAGAGAAGAAGGGAAAGTACAGCTGCCCTCAGTGCAGGGAGACCTTCACCACGAGGCCTGTTCTGCGGAGGAACAACATGCTGGCTGAG CTTGTGGAGAAGCTGAAGAAGTCAGGCCTTCAGCCGGCTTCTCCCCCTGCTGCTGAGGCCTGTGCCGGCCCAGCAGATGTCGCCTGTGATTTCTGCCGTGGGACCAAACGACACAAAGCCACGATGTCTTGCCTGACGTGCTTGGTATCTTACTGTCCCGTTCACCTGGAGCCTCACCACAATGTTCCTGTGTTAAAGAAGCATCAGCTGGTCTCTGCTACAATCCCACTGCAGGAAAAGATGTGTAGGAAGCACAACAAGCTGATGGAGATCTACTGTCAGACAGACAAGAAGTGTATCTGCTATCTGTGCGTTATAGATGAGCATAGGAGCCATTATACAGTGTCCGCTGCAGCAGAGAGGGCTGTGGAACAG AAACAGCTGACCGTGAATCAAAAGAAAGTCCAGGAGAGacaaaaggaaagagaaaatgaGCTGAATGAGCTGCTCCAAGCTCTGAAGGAGTTCAAG AGTTGCAGCGAGCCTGCAGTTAAGATCTGTGATAAGGTCGTTGATGAGCTGATCTCCTCCATTAAGAAAAAACGCACTTTGGTGAAGCAGCTGATCAAAGCCCAGGAGCACActgcagtctgtcaggctgaAGAGCTGCAGCTGAAGCTAAAGGACGAGATCACCAAGCTGAAGATAAGAGACACCGACCTGGAACAGCTTTGTCAGACCGACGACCACATCCATTTCATTCAG ACTTTCCAGTCCCTCTCCACCCCCTGCGAATCTCCAGACTGGCCAACTGGCCCTGTTGTTCATCCTCAACGTTCCACTTTCAAACCTGTGACTGACTGCGTGTCTAAGCTGAGGGATGACATAGAGGGCCTCCTGAAGGACACATCTCACAGCATCTCTGCCACAG tttCTACTATAGATGTTGTGCTGCCACCTGTGCCAAAGACCAGAGAGGAGTTTTTACGCT ATTGCCGTCATCTAACCCTGGATGAAAACTCAGCCTCCCAATGTTTGTCCATTTCACAAGAACACCGGAGTGTGACGTATGCACCCTATGAGATATATTATTCTACTCGCTCAGGGCAGGTGTTGTGCAGAGAGGGTTTGTCAGagcgctgttactgggaggtcacTTTAAGTGGTTATACTTGGTCTGTGGCAGTGTCTTACAAAGACATCAGCAGATCGTCGTCAAATGAATCCAAGTTTGGAAAGAACAACGAGTCGTGGAGTTTAGAGTGCTCCCCAGATGGTTACACTTTCGAACACAACACTAGAGGCATGGCAGTGTCCGGCCCTCAGTCCTCCAGGATTGGAGTGTTCCTGGATTATAAATCAGGGACTCTGTCCTTTTACAACGTGTCTGACTCGATGACTTTACTCCACAAAGAGCACACCACgttcactcagcctctctatccTGGCCTTGGGCTGAAGAATGGAAGCAGTGGACATTATGCAGAACTGGTGAAGTTATAG